The genomic window AAATAATTTTGTAAAGGATAACTTAATTTTTTTTATAAATACTATTCATTTTTGAGCATTTTAAAAAAAATATTAAAATAGATTACTTGTTATTTTTACTATAAAATTGTAAAATATAAATATACTTTAAACAAGGAGATTCAAATGAAAAAAGAAATTTTTATTGATAAATTATGTGAAAGAGCAAAAATTAAAGGGATAGAAGAATATGAAGTATTTTTTCTTTCTAACCTTAGTTTAGGGGTAAAAGTTTATGAAGAAAAAATAGAAAATTTAACAAATAATCAAAATCAAGGTGTCTCATTTAGATGTAAAGTCAATGGAAAAATGGGATATTCTTATTCAGAATCATTAAATGAAGAAGATATTGATTTTCTAATTGATGAAGCAGTTTCTAATGGGAATTGTATAGAAAGTGATGATGAACAATTTATATATGGAGAAAAACATCAATATAAAAAATTAAATACTTATTCAAAAGCTTTAGATAATTTAGAAACAAAAGATATTGAAGAGTTTTTAATCTCAATGGAAAAATATGCTAAAAGTTTAGATTCTAGAATAGAAAAAGTTTCTTATTGTTATTTTGGACTTGGTAGTGGAGAAGTAATAATAAAAAATTCTAAGGGATTAAACTTAAGTAATCAAGGGAATGTTGCTTATACTTTTATCTCTGTTGTTGCTAAAGAAAATGATATAATAAAAACTGATTCAGAATTTATAGTATCAAGAGATTTTTCTAAATTTGATTACCAAAAAATAGCAGAAGGAGCTGTTAGAAAGGCTATTGCAAAATTAAATGTACAAAAGAGTAATATTTTACCAGAAAAAGTTATTATAGAAAATTTAGCTTTTTCTTCATTATTAGGAGCTATGTCCAATATATTTTCAGCTGATGCTGTACAAAAGGGAATATCTTTATTAAAAGATAAATTAAATCAAAAAGTTGCTTCTTCTAAATTTACTTTAATTGATGACCCTCATTTAGAAAATGGTTTTGGTTCAGCTTCCTTTGATTCAGAGGGAGTTCCAACTGAATATACAGAGATTATAAAAGGTGGAATCTTAAGCACTTATCTTTACAATTTAAAGACCGCTAATAAAGATAAGGTAAAATCTACAGGACATGCTAGTAAAGGAGGATATAAGGGAACTATTGGAATTTCTACATATAATTTATATGTAAAAAGTGGTGAAAAAACTTTTGATGAATTAGTAAAAGAGATTGGAGAGGGGATTTTAATAACAGATTTTGCTGGACTTCATTCTGGACTTAATAGTATATCTGGAGATTTTTCTTTAGCTGGTGAGGGATTTTTAATTAAAAATGGAAAAATTCAAAATGCTCTTAATCAAATAACTGTTGCTGGAAATTTCTTCCAATTATTAAATGATATAGAGGAAGTTGGAAATGATTTAAGATTTTCATTATCAGATATTGGCTCTCCATCAATAATAGTAAAAGGATTAAAAATTGCTATAGACTAAAAATATAATAGAATTAGTTATAAAAATACTCTTTATAATGTTAATAAAAAATAAAATTTTCGGAAATTAAAAATATTTTTGTGATTTATGAAATGAGCTGAACGCTAAAAAATGACACTGTTTGAACGAAGTGAGTTTGTCATTTTTAGTGAAGCGAATAAAATAAATAGAAAATATTTTTATGGAGAGAAATTTTATTTTTATAACAACAATAAATTTTTCTAACAAAAAAAGATGTTACAAACCAATTATAATCTGTAACATCTTTTTTACTTATTATTAATTATAAATTATGAATTAAAAATAGCACTGTCGTTAATTTTTCCTTTTACAGTTTGGAATTTTTCTAAAAGAGCTTTTGGAGTAAGTTTTTGTTTTTCTTCTCCACTTACGTTTAGTATAATTTCTCCCTCGTGAAGCATTATTATTCTATCTCCATAAGTTATAGCATCTTCTAAGTTATGAGTTATCATTAAAGTTGTTATTTGATTTTTTCTAACTATTTCGTTAGTTTTATCTAATATTATTTTTGAAGTTTTTGGGTCAAGAGCTGCTGTATGCTCATCTAATAAAAGTAATTTTGGTTTGTTTAGAGTTACCATAAGTAATGCTAGACATTGTCTTTGTCCTCCTGATAACATTCCAACTTCTGTATCCATTTGTTTTTCTATTCCTAAACCTAATTCACTTAAAAGCTCTTCATAGTAAGCTTTTCTTTTTTGATTTAATCCAAATGAGAAATTGAATTTCTTACCTTTATTATCTGCCATTGAAAGATTTTCAAATACTGTCATTGAAGGAGCTGTTCCCATTGAAGGGTCTTGGTAAACTTTAGAAATATATGTATTTTTAACATGTAATTCATCTCTTGTTATATCTTTATCATCAAGACAAACAGTACCAGCATCAGGTTCTATACTTCCCATTATTAAATTTAAAAGAGTAGATTTTCCAGCTCCGTTACTTCCTATAACTGTTATAAATTCTCCTTTGTTTATATCAAGATTTAATCCTCTGAATACTTTTTTCTCTGTTCCTAATTCTGTTAAAAATGTTTTTTCTATTGACCTTAAACTAAGCATGCTTCTTCACTCCTTTTCTATCTTTCAATAATCCATTATTTTTTATTGCTAATATTCCTACAACTATTATTGCTGTAATAAGTTTCAAATCACTTGCATTAAATCCTATTTTTAAAGCTACTGTTATAATCATTCTGTATAATATTGTTCCTACAATTACTACTGTTGTCATTGAGAAAGCTCTTTTATTTCTTATAATACTTTCTCCAATTATTATAGAAGCAAGTCCTGTAACGATTGTTCCTGTTCCCATTCCTACATCTGCAAATCCTTGGTATTGAGCATATAACCCACCAGATAAAGATACAATTGCATTTGATAAGATAAGTCCATAAATTTTTAATTTATTTTTATCAACTCCTAAAGTAACTACTAAATTTTCGTTATCTCCTAGAGCTCTTAATACAAATCCAAATTTTGTTTTTAATAAGAAATCTAAAAATATTTTACAAATTCCAACTGCTATAACGATTATTATTAAACTGTTCATTTCACCTGAGAAAAGATGTTTAACACTAAATAGTGATAAGTTTGACCTTCCCATTATTTTTATATTTATGCTATAAAGTCCTGTCATAACTATTATTCCAGCCAAAAGTCCAGCAATTTTAAATTTTACACTTATAAATCCTGTAATAAACCCAGCTATACAACCACCTAATGTTGCTAAAAGTAAAGCAATTACAGGGTCAACACCTTTTACTAAACAACTAGCTACAATAGCAGCCCCCATAGGAAAACTTCCATCAACAGTCATATCTGGAAAATCTAGTATCCTAAATGTTATGTAAACTCCCATTACCATAATGGCGAATATCAGACTTTGTTCAATAGTTCCCATAAGCATATTTCAATCCTCTCCGTTCTTTAAATCTAGTTTTATTCTATGTACTAATAATATCATTATTTTTTTTAATTTTCTAGATAACAATTAAATTTATTATTTGTTCCTTTTTAGAAAGGATGAGATTATATAATTTTAATTTTTATCTAGATTAAGAGCAATTATTCACTTTTATAATTTGTTCGTTTTAATCTTCTAATTTATGAATAGCTTTTAAAAAAATAGGTTGTTACAAATTTCATTAAATATTTTTGTTTTATTTTATAAAAAATGTAACAACCTTACATAATTAATTATAATCTATCTAATAATTCTTGTGGTATTTCTACATTTAAGTTTTTAGCAATCTCTTGGTTAATCATTAATTTAGTATCTTTAGGCCTTTCGATAGGCATATTTTCTATTTTTTCACCATTTAGAATTCTAACTGCCATAAGACCTGTTTGATATCCTAATGATTTAAAATCAATAGATTCTGTAGCAAGACCACCAGCATTAAATTGTACATCATCAGAAGTTATCATTGGTATATTTTTATTTTTTGCTTTTTCAGAAATTAAGCTAATTGAAGAAGTAATAGTATTATCACTAGGAGTATATAATAAATCTACATTCTCTAATAAAATATCTAAAGCTTGTCCAACTTCATTTACATTAGTAACACCTTTTTCTACGATTTCTAATCCATTAACATCAGTTATTGCTCTAAATTTTTCTAAGAAAACTCTTGAATTTTCTTCACTAGTATTGTATAAGAACCCTATTCTTTTTGCATTTGGTAATAATGTTTTTATTAATTGAACTTGTTTATCTAGTGGTGGCATATCATTAGTTCCTGATATATTTTTTCCTGTAAGTCCAACAGCTTTTGGATCAGTAACTGCTGTTATTAATATAGGTATATCTTTTGATGAATTATACATAGCTTGAGATGATGGAGTAGATACAGCTAAAACCAAATCTTTTTTACTTTGAGTAAATGATTGAGCTATTGTTTGGGCAGTTCCAAAATCTCCTTGAGCATTTTGAAATTCAAAATTTACTTTTGTTTCATCAAAACCATTGTCTTTTAAAGCTTCTACAAATCCTTCTACAGCTGAATCAAGAGCTGCATGTTCTATTATTTGAGTAACACCAATTTCTATTTTCTCTTCTTTTTTTCCACAACCAAAACTCAACAATATTAAACTTCCTATAAATAAATTTCTAACTATTTTTTTTAAACACATTTTCATTTCCTCCCCTTAATATTTATTTTATAACTTATAGTATCACTAATGTTAAAAAAAATAAAGTGAACAATTTATTTTAATAAGAGTTCTATATATATAAATATATTTTAAATATTTTATTTATTTTAAAAAATTTTTATTTTATTTTTTTGTTCGTATTTATCATTCAAAAATTATATTTTTGTAAAAATTAAATATTTTTTCTATTTAAACATTATTTTTTAAACAAATTTTTAAATAATCCACAAAAATAAAAAAAGAGCTGTTGAAACTTTTTTGTTACAAAAAATTAACAACAACTCTATTGTAATTAAATTAATTTTATTTATTTTCTACTAAAGCTCTAAGGGCTAAAGTATAGCTATTAAATCCAAAACCAGATATTTGTCCTATACAACCTTCAGAAGTTACAGATTTTTTTCTAAATTCATCTCTTGTATAAATATTGCTTATATGAACCTCTACAGTAGGTATATTTACACTTTTTAGAGCATCAAGAATGGCTATACTGTAATGGGTATAAGCTGCTGGATTTATTATAATCCCATCATAAATTCCATAGGCCTTTTGTATAAATTCCACTATCTCTCCTTCATAATTACTTTGTTTAAAATCAACTTGGCAATTAAGAAGAGAGGCTTCTTCTTGAATTTTTTTTATAAGGTCTTCATAAGTTTTATCACCATATATATTTTTTTCTCTTATCCCCAACATATTTATATTAGGGCCATTTATTACAAGAATTTTCATATATCCCCCTTATTCAAAACTTTTAATTATTTTCTCTATTACCTCTTTAGATATATTAATATTATTCCATATTTCTTCAGAGGCTACCCCTTGAGCTATTAACATATACATACCATTTAAAGAATTTTTATTATTTTCCCTAGCAAATTTTAAAAATTTTGTTTCTAATGGATTATAAATTAAATCTACAGAATTTTCAAAGTTTTTAGAAACTTCTTTTGTAATAGGAGAATTTTCTACATTAGGATACATACCAACAGGAGTACAATTTACAACAATATATCCATTATAATTCCCATATTCTAAAGTTTTAAAATCTATAATCTCTATATTTTCTTTATTTTTTATAAGGGAATCTAATTGAATCTTAGCTTTTTGAATATTTCTTACAACTATTGTTATAGATTTAACATCTCTATCTAAAAAATATTTTATAACAGCTCTAGCTCCTCCACCAGCCCCTAAAATAAAAGTATCTTTTCCATCTACAAATATATTATTTTCTTCTAACATTCTTTTAAATCCAAAATAGTCTGTATTATAGCCAAATAATTTACCATCTTTTACCAATATTGTATTTATAGCTCCTATCTCTTGAGCCTCTTTAGATACTTCTACAAAATCCATAGATTTTATTTTATATGGAATGGTTATATTTACACCTAAATAGCTGTAAATATCTTTTGTAAGAAATTTTTCTAATTGATTTTCTTTTAACTCTATTAGAGAGTAATCTCCTTGAATATCTAAATTTTTAAAAATTTCCTTATGAAGTTTTGGCGAAAGACTATGAGGTAGTTTTTCCCCAATCAATCCTAATTTTTTTTTCATAAAACTCCTTTATCAGTTAGAAAGAATCATATCTAAAATTATCCAAGCTGTAACTCCCTCTATTACAGGAAGAACTCTCGGAACTATACAAGGGTCATGCCTTCCATGAATTTCTAAAACCTCATTTTCTTTAGTCAAAATATCTATAGTATTTTGTGGTAAAGATATAGATGGAGTAGGTTTTACTGCTACCCTAAAAATTATTGGCATTCCGTTAGTAAGTCCTCCTAATATTCCCCCATTATTATTTGTTTTAGTTTTTACTTTTTTATTTTCATCATAATAAAACTCATCATTTGCACAATTTCCATAAAGTTTTGAAATATTAAATCCCTCTCCAAACTCAATGGCTTTTATACTTGGAATGGAAAAAATTCCATGAGAAATTCTACTTTCTACCGAATCAAAAAAAGGTAAACCAAGACCAACAGGAAGATTATTTACTATACATTCTACAACTCCACCAACAGAATTTTTTTCCTCCCTAGCTTTTAAAATTTCATCTTGCATAGATGAAATCTTACTGTCATCTATAACAGGAAAATCTTTTTTTAATAAATTTTCTAAAAAAACTTCACTTTCTCCTAAAGGATTAAACTTTTTGTCCTCAATATCTTTTATACTTAAAATATGAGCTCCAATATATATTCCATAATTTTTTAATATAAGTTTTGAAACTGCTCCTACAAAAACTAATGGTGCTGTAATTCTTCCAGAAAAACTCCCACCACCTCTATAATCATTAAATCCTCTATATTTTATATTTCCCGGATAATCTCCATGTGATGGCCGCATAAGATTTTTTAAAATTTCATAATCTTTTGATTTAGTATCATTATTTTCTATTCTTACACAAAGAGGTGTCCCTGTAGTTCTATGATTAAAATAACCACTTTCTATTATAAAGCTATCTTTTTCTTTTCTTTGAGTAGAAAATTGATTTTTCCCAGGGGCTCTCCTATCCATCTCTTTTTTTATAAAATCAAAATCTAAAGAAATTCCAGCAGGAAGTCCCTCTATAATACAACCTATAGATTTTCCATGAGATTCTCCATAAATTGTAACTTTTATTTTTTCTCCAAAAGTATTACTCATCTTTCCTCCTAGTTATATTTTTGAGACACTTTCACCTTCTACAAAATCAAATTCTATCTTTTGGATTTTAGGAATTTTTTCTCCATTTATAAGTTGCATAATAGTTTTAGCAGCATTTTTTCCTGTTTCGTCATTATAAAATCTAATTGTTGTTAACTTAGGGCTAATAACTTCAGATACTTTATAACCTCCGAAAGAAGCTATTGATATATCTTTAGGTACAGTTAATCCATAGTGTTTTATAGCTTTTATAGCTCCAAAAGCCATATTATCAGTTGCAGAGATAATACAATCAGGTCTTTTATCTTTTAAATATTCAAGAATAAGTTTTTCAGTAGTTTCAAAAGAGAAATCACTTTTTATCTCTTGAATTTTCACATCAAATTTTGAAAGAGCTTTAAAAACCGCATCTCTTCTTTTTACTCCTACAGTTATATCACTTTCATCAACACCAATATATAAAATATTTTTTCTACCAGATTTTCCAATATATTCTCCGATTTTTTTACCAGCTGCTTCTTCATGATTAAGTATAGAATATCCATTACTACAAATTTGTCCTACAAAAAGAGTAGGTACTTTGGTCCTTTTTATAAAATCCTTGTGTTCTTCTGTAACTTCTGTAGAAATTACAACAATTCCCTCTACATTTAATCTCCAAAGATTTTCAAGGTTTGCCTTTTCAAGTTCTATATTATGATTTGTATTTATAATCAATGGAATATATCCAGCTTCCCTTAAATTACTATCTAGCACCATAAGAATATCTGAAGTTATATTTGAATCTAAACAAGGAACTATAATTCCAATGAATTTATTATTTCTTGCTTTTATTCCTCTAGCAAAAAGATTTGGCGCATAACTATTTTCGTCAATAACTTTTTGAATTTTTTCTCTAGCTTCAGGACTCACATATCCATTGTTAAAAAATCTAGATACTGTACTTTTTCCAACTCCTGAAAGATTAGCAATATCTAATATTGTAAGTCTTTTTTTCATTAATTTTTCTCCTTAACATAATACTATAACATTATTATACATTATATCTAAAAAAAATAAAATCATTTTTTTAATATGTACTGTTTTAAATCAAATAAAATATAAAACAAAAAAATCAAAAAATATATTGACAAATTTAAAAAAATATATTATTCTTATAACATATGGGAACGATACCACAAGATTAAAAAAGGAGGGAGTATGGCAAAATAAATTTGTCATGCAAAATATATGGATTTTAACAAGGTTGCTGAAGAAGTTTTAGAAAATATTGGTGGAAAAGAGAATATCTCTGTCATGGAACATTGTGCTACTAGATTAAGAATTGTTGCAAAGGATAATGAAAAAGTAAATAAAGATGGATTGAAAAAAATTCCTGGAATTGGAGGATATTTTTACCAATCTGGACAACATCAAATTATCATAGGAACAGGAAAAGTAAATAAAGTTTTTGATATATTAAATACGGGCGATATCAAAAACACAGGGGCAAAACAAGAGGCTTACACTAACTTAAATCCTTTCCAAAAAGTTTTAAGAGTTTTAGCTGATGTATTTATCCCACTTATACCTGTTCTTGTTGCTACTGGATTATGTATGGGACTTAGAGGATTTGCTTTACAATTAGGAATGAAATTTTCTCCTGAATTTTTAACAATGACACAAGTAGTAACTGATACAGTATTTATATTTTTACCAGCTTTAGTTGTGTGGTCTGCTTTCAAAAGATTAGGTGGAACTCCAGTAATAGGAATGGTTTTAGGATTAATGTTAGTGGCTCCAATGATTCCTAATGCTTGGGACGTGGCTAGTGGAAATTCTTCTCCATTACAATTAGGAATTTTTAAAATAGTTGGTTTCCAAGGAACAATATTACCAGCTTTAATTGTTGGAATTTTTGGTTCAAAAGTAGAAAAATGGGTAAAATCTTGGATGCCAAGTGTTGTTGATTTAGTATTTACTCCATTTTTAACAATAATCATTGGAATTTTAGCAGCCTTTTTAGTTATAGGACCTATATTTACAATAGTTGAACATCTTGTAATGAACGGGGTACAAGGAATTGTAGGATTACCATTTGGAATTGGTGGAGCAATATTTGGAGGAATTCAACAAGCTCTTACTGTAACAGGATTACACCACTCATTAATGATAGTTGAAACAAGTTATTTAGCTAGTGAAGGAATAAATCCATTAAATGCTTTAATTACAGCTTCTATGGCTGGACAAGCTGGAGCTGCTATAGCTTATACAATGACTTTAAAAGATAAAAATGAAAGAGCTTTGAAATTTTCTTCAATAGTTCCTTGTTTCTTTGGAATAACTGAACCACTTTTATTTGGTGTTACTTTATCAAACTCAAAAGTATTTATATCTGGAATGATTGGAGGAGCTGTAGCTGGAGCTTTCGCTATGTTATTTAAAGTTGCTCCATCTGTTATGGGAGTAACTTTTATCCCAGCAATACCAGCTTATTTAGGAAATAATTTATTAGGTTATGTTGCTATGATAGCTGTTGGAATGGTTGTTGGAATGGTTATAACAAAAATTTTAGTAAGAAAAGGTGAATAATAATGTATAGAAATAAATTTCATATACAAGCTAAGAAAGGACTTGTGAATGACCCTAATGGTCTAATATTTTGGAATAATGAATATCACGTGTTCTTTCAATTAAATCCAAAAAGTTGTGAACATACTTTTAAACATTGGGCACATATAAAAAGTAAAGATTTAGTTAATTGGGAAGAGTTACCAATTGCTTTAGCTCCTACTGATTGGTTTGATAAAGATGGTTGTTATTCAGGAAGTGCTATTGAAAAAGATGGAAAACTATATCTTATTTATACAGGAAATGTAAAAAATAATGGAATAAGAGAAAGTTATCAATGTTTGGCAGTATCAGAAGATGGAGTAAATTTTGAAAAACTAGGTCCTGTTATCCACGATAAAAATATACCAAAAGGGTATACTAGACATTTTAGAGACCCAAAAGTTTTTAGAAAAGATGGAAAATTTTATTTAGTTCTTGGAGCACAAAGAGAAAATTTAACAGGAACAATATTATTATATTCATCTGAAGATTTATTTAATTGGACTTTTGAAAAAGAGTTAATAAAAAATGATTTTGGTTATATGTGTGAATGTCCTGATTATTATTCAGTAGATAATCAAGGAGTCCTTGCTTTTTCTCCTCAAGGTTTAGAAGCTCAAGGAATATTATACAATAACAGGTATCAATCTGGATATATTTTAAGAGATAAAGAGGAAATAGAAAAAAATACTTTCATTGAATTTGACAGAGGATTTGAATTTTATGCTCCTCAATCTTTTGAAGGAAAAGATAATGAAAGAATTATGTTTGGTTGGGTTGGAATGCCTGAAGAATTAGAACACCCTTCAGTTGAAGAAGGTTGGATACATTGTCTAACACTACCAAGAGTTATAACAGTAAAAGATAATAAACTTTTCCAAAATCCTCATAAAAATCTAATGGGATTAAGAAAAGATGAAAAAATACTATCTGATTTAAAAGTACAAGGAAGCCTAAATTTAAAAGATTTTGAAATTTCTGGAAAAACTTTTGAATTAATAATCAGTCTAAAAGATGTAAAATCTGATTTTGCATTGAAGGTTAGAAGTGGAGAAAAAAATAATACTTTACTAAAATATGATTATGAAAATAAAATTTTCTTATTTGATAGAGAAAATAGTGGTAGAGGATACAAAGGGACTAGAAAATGTAAACTTGAAAAATTAGAAAAAATTCATATTTTTAGTGATTCTTCCTGCTTAGAAATATACTTAAATGGTGGTGAAGAGGTATTTACAGGAAATATTTATCCTGAAGAAAATGATGATAATATTATTTTAGATGGATTAAATATAGATATTTCTAATCTTGAATTTTATAATATTTAGTGGAGGAAAAAATGATATTAGGAGCAATTGAAGCTGGTGGAACAAAATTTGTTTGTGGAATTGGAAATGAAAATGGAGAGATTCTTGAAAGAGTAAGTTTTCCTACTGAAACACCTGAAGTTACTTTAGCAAAGGTAGTAGAATTTTTTAAAAATAAAAATATTGAAAAATTAGGAATTGGTTCTTTTGGACCAATAGATGTTAATCCAAATTCTAAAACTTATGGATATATAACTAAAACTCCAAAATTAGCTTGGACAGATTGTGATGTGGTAGGTTATTTAAAAAAATATTTTGATATTCCTATTTACTTTGATACAGATGTAAATGGTGCTGCTTTAGGGGAAGCTACTTGGGGAGCTGCTAAAGGTTTGGAAAATTGTCTATATATGACTATTGGAACAGGAATTGGTGGAGGTGCTTTAGTTTCTGGAAAATTAGTTCATGGAATGTTACACCCAGAGATGGGACATATAATGGTTAGAAGACATCCAGAAGATAAATATGAAGGAAAATGTCCTTTCCACAAAGATTGTTTAGAGGGAATGGCTGCTGGACCAGCTATTGAAGAAAGATGGGGTAAAAAAGGTTATGAATTACCTAGTGACCATGAAGCTTGGGATATGGAAGCCTTTTATATAGCTCAAGGTGTTGTAAATTTTATATTAATATTATCACCAGAAAAAATAATTTTAGGTGGTGGAGTTATGAAGCAACAACAACTATTCCCAAAAATTAGAGAAAAAGTTGTAGAGATGTTAAAAGGTTATGTTCAAACAAAGGAGATATTAGAAAATATTGATGAATACATTGTTTACCCAGAACTTGGTGATAATGCAGGACTTTTAGGTGCTATGGCTTTAACATTATAAAAATAATAAGGATATTGAAATTTCAATATCCTTTTATTTTTATTTTAGATTTATATAAAATTTAATTTATGATTTTCTATGAAAATATATGAGAAAATAAAAACTACACCTTCTTATTTGAGGGTGTAGTTTATTTTAAAATATTTTGTGTTATCTAAATTATGCTATTTTTTTAATTCTTCCAAGTCCTAT from Fusobacterium perfoetens ATCC 29250 includes these protein-coding regions:
- a CDS encoding glycoside hydrolase family 32 protein, translating into MYRNKFHIQAKKGLVNDPNGLIFWNNEYHVFFQLNPKSCEHTFKHWAHIKSKDLVNWEELPIALAPTDWFDKDGCYSGSAIEKDGKLYLIYTGNVKNNGIRESYQCLAVSEDGVNFEKLGPVIHDKNIPKGYTRHFRDPKVFRKDGKFYLVLGAQRENLTGTILLYSSEDLFNWTFEKELIKNDFGYMCECPDYYSVDNQGVLAFSPQGLEAQGILYNNRYQSGYILRDKEEIEKNTFIEFDRGFEFYAPQSFEGKDNERIMFGWVGMPEELEHPSVEEGWIHCLTLPRVITVKDNKLFQNPHKNLMGLRKDEKILSDLKVQGSLNLKDFEISGKTFELIISLKDVKSDFALKVRSGEKNNTLLKYDYENKIFLFDRENSGRGYKGTRKCKLEKLEKIHIFSDSSCLEIYLNGGEEVFTGNIYPEENDDNIILDGLNIDISNLEFYNI
- a CDS encoding ROK family protein, giving the protein MILGAIEAGGTKFVCGIGNENGEILERVSFPTETPEVTLAKVVEFFKNKNIEKLGIGSFGPIDVNPNSKTYGYITKTPKLAWTDCDVVGYLKKYFDIPIYFDTDVNGAALGEATWGAAKGLENCLYMTIGTGIGGGALVSGKLVHGMLHPEMGHIMVRRHPEDKYEGKCPFHKDCLEGMAAGPAIEERWGKKGYELPSDHEAWDMEAFYIAQGVVNFILILSPEKIILGGGVMKQQQLFPKIREKVVEMLKGYVQTKEILENIDEYIVYPELGDNAGLLGAMALTL